A stretch of Argiope bruennichi chromosome 10, qqArgBrue1.1, whole genome shotgun sequence DNA encodes these proteins:
- the LOC129988258 gene encoding transcription factor HES-4-A-like codes for MPSEKTVSKASETRRSTKPIMEKRRRARINNSLTELKTLMLDALKKDNARHSKLEKADILEMTVKYLKNLQRQQITPDPNAMSKYRSGFAECANEVNRFFSRVDSGVDQTVRSRLLNHLANCLTGMNNPAPLPPVHVQVGQPSETDVNNRLFQGVQLVPTRLPNGDIALLLPANVSVYAPSTVPISPASSTSSVSSPMSITSSPSPVNVLGSSGILSPASSDRCSPSPVNMHHTSPAPVQPSHCPVIVQPSNYQQQKMESKSVWRPF; via the exons ATGCCTTCAGAAAAAACAGTTTCGAAAGCCAGTGAAACTCGAAGG AGTACAAAACCAATTATGGAAAAAAGGAGACGAGCTCGTATAAACAACAGTTTAACGGAACTCAAAACTCTGATGTTggatgcattaaaaaaagat aATGCTCGACATTCCAAACTTGAAAAGGCTGATATCCTTGAGATGACAGTCAAGTACCTGAAAAACCTCCAACGTCAGCAGATAACTCCTGATCCAAATGCCATGTCCAAATACAGATCTGGATTTGCTGAGTGCGCCAATGAAGTCAACAGATTTTTTTCCCGAGTGGATTCCGGTGTTGACCAGACTGTCCGAAGCAGACTCTTGAACCACCTCGCCAACTGTCTTACTGGCATGAACAATCCAGCTCCACTCCCACCAGTCCATGTCCAGGTTGGACAACCTAGTGAAACTGATGTCAACAACAGATTGTTCCAAGGAGTCCAGTTGGTACCCACAAGGCTGCCTAATGGAGACATCGCTTTGTTGTTACCTGCCAACGTATCTGTTTACGCTCCTTCAACCGTACCAATCAGTCCAGCCAGTTCCACATCATCGGTATCATCACCCATGTCAATAACATCGTCGCCAAGTCCTGTCAATGTTTTGGGATCATCTGGAATTCTTAGTCCTGCCTCCAGTGACCGTTGCAGTCCAAGTCCAGTCAACATGCACCATACGTCACCAGCACCTGTCCAGCCATCTCATTGCCCAGTGATTGTGCAACCTTCCAATTACCAACAACAAAAGATGGAATCAAAGTCTGTTTGGAGACCTTTCTAA